In one window of Labilithrix sp. DNA:
- a CDS encoding sigma 54-dependent Fis family transcriptional regulator, giving the protein MTDVTKPIERAAQPPLGARVVVVGAKARPSPFMLERGSCVLGSAPGADIVIDDRAVSRSHVELSIVNGGIDVRDLGSRNGTFYLGQRVQHVVLRHGASLTVGAARVLLEADTESFDDLSTGADELRGLFGASPAMRRIFAILKRLESSTVTVLVQGESGVGKELVARALHAGSGVPGPLVTFNCGAIARELVTSELFGHRRGAFTGAVDARRGAFDAADRGTLFLDEVGELPLDAQPSLLRALEAGEVRAVGADHATTVRVRVIAATHRDLEREVREGRFREDLYYRLAVIKLDVPPLRERRDDIPLLAQRFARAAGADPLPDDVIEKLKVRAWPGNARELRNVVQAYCVLGRLPPGPRSAPVSLDEPLAAMVDVARPYAELKDELLDRFQRVYLTELLTYVRGNQTAAAKLARMDRTYLGKLLARHRIGAPVEDE; this is encoded by the coding sequence ATGACGGACGTGACGAAACCGATCGAGCGCGCCGCGCAGCCGCCGCTCGGCGCGCGCGTCGTCGTGGTCGGCGCGAAGGCGAGGCCGTCGCCGTTCATGCTCGAGCGCGGGAGCTGCGTCCTCGGCTCCGCGCCGGGCGCGGACATCGTCATCGACGACCGCGCCGTCTCGCGCTCCCACGTCGAGCTCTCGATCGTGAACGGCGGGATCGACGTGCGCGATCTCGGGAGCCGCAACGGCACCTTCTACCTCGGTCAGCGCGTGCAGCACGTCGTCCTCCGGCACGGCGCGAGCCTCACCGTCGGCGCCGCGCGCGTGCTCCTCGAGGCGGACACGGAGAGCTTCGACGACCTGTCCACCGGCGCCGACGAGCTCCGCGGCCTCTTCGGCGCCTCGCCCGCGATGCGCCGGATCTTCGCGATCCTGAAGCGGCTCGAGTCGTCGACGGTGACGGTCCTCGTCCAGGGCGAGTCGGGCGTCGGCAAGGAGCTCGTCGCGCGCGCGCTTCACGCGGGCTCCGGCGTGCCGGGCCCGCTCGTCACCTTCAACTGCGGAGCGATCGCGCGCGAGCTCGTGACGAGCGAGCTGTTCGGCCATCGCCGCGGCGCGTTCACCGGCGCGGTCGACGCGCGGCGCGGCGCGTTCGACGCGGCCGATCGCGGGACGCTCTTCCTCGACGAGGTCGGTGAGCTCCCGCTCGACGCGCAGCCCTCGCTCCTGCGCGCGCTCGAGGCGGGCGAGGTGCGCGCGGTGGGGGCCGACCACGCGACGACGGTGCGCGTGCGTGTCATCGCGGCGACGCACCGCGATCTCGAGCGCGAGGTCCGCGAAGGACGGTTCCGTGAGGACCTCTACTACCGCCTCGCCGTCATCAAGCTCGACGTGCCGCCGCTCCGGGAACGACGCGACGACATCCCGCTCCTCGCGCAGCGGTTCGCGCGCGCGGCCGGCGCCGACCCGCTCCCCGACGACGTGATCGAGAAGCTGAAGGTGCGCGCGTGGCCCGGGAACGCGCGCGAGCTGCGCAACGTCGTGCAGGCGTATTGTGTGCTCGGACGGCTTCCTCCCGGTCCGCGCTCGGCGCCGGTGTCGCTCGACGAGCCGCTCGCGGCGATGGTCGACGTCGCGCGCCCGTACGCGGAGCTGAAGGACGAGCTGCTCGATCGCTTCCAGCGCGTCTATCTCACCGAGCTGCTCACGTACGTGCGCGGCAACCAGACCGCGGCGGCGAAGCTCGCGCGGATGGACCGGACGTACCTCGGCAAGCTCCTCGCGCGCCATCGGATCGGCGCGCCGGTCGAGGACGAATGA
- a CDS encoding sigma-54-dependent Fis family transcriptional regulator: MTATLRRYLRAWGCGSVDVADSGATAATLLAQARYDIVLLDLHFDGDWRSVLAMTQTSSEPSLALVISGTADIKTAVEAMRLGAADFIEKPIEAKALLARLEVALESTGPNRQAPARRSGYRAKHRAPTSESMQKALALADRVAATPSSSALIVGESGVGKEVLAARVHERSARRDGPFVRVNLAAIPPNVIEAELFGSTRGAFTDAKRDRAGYLASADGGTILLDEIGEFRLDLQAKLLRAIEERRFYPVGSDKERSIDVRILAATNRSPDELVDANILRSDLFYRLGTIIRIPPLRERLDEIHPIATELVEHFSHEFGRGPCTLTKAALDVLLTHTWPGNIRELRNVIERAVMMCEGDEITADLVEPGSASRNTSLASLRLEDARGQSVDRIEREHIIRVLKLAGDSKSAAASLLGVSRSTLYEKLKRYGITS; this comes from the coding sequence GTGACGGCGACGCTGCGCCGCTACCTCCGCGCTTGGGGATGTGGCTCCGTCGACGTCGCCGACTCCGGCGCCACCGCAGCGACGCTGCTCGCGCAGGCTCGGTACGACATCGTCCTCCTCGATCTCCACTTCGACGGCGACTGGCGGAGCGTGCTCGCGATGACCCAGACGTCGAGCGAGCCGTCGCTCGCCCTCGTCATCTCCGGCACCGCCGACATCAAGACGGCCGTGGAGGCGATGCGTCTCGGCGCCGCCGACTTCATCGAGAAGCCGATCGAGGCGAAGGCCCTCCTCGCCCGCCTCGAGGTCGCGCTCGAGAGCACGGGGCCGAACCGGCAGGCCCCCGCGCGCCGATCGGGGTACCGCGCCAAGCACCGCGCGCCGACCAGCGAGTCGATGCAGAAGGCGCTCGCCCTCGCCGATCGCGTCGCCGCGACGCCGTCCTCGTCCGCGTTGATCGTCGGCGAGAGCGGCGTCGGAAAGGAGGTCCTCGCCGCGCGCGTCCACGAGCGGAGCGCCCGCCGCGACGGGCCGTTCGTCCGCGTGAACCTCGCCGCGATCCCGCCGAACGTGATCGAGGCGGAGCTCTTCGGCAGCACGCGCGGCGCCTTCACCGACGCGAAGCGCGACCGCGCCGGCTACCTCGCGTCCGCCGACGGAGGCACGATCCTCCTCGACGAGATCGGCGAGTTCAGGCTCGACCTCCAAGCGAAGCTCCTCCGCGCGATCGAGGAGCGCCGCTTCTATCCGGTCGGCTCCGACAAGGAGCGCTCGATCGACGTGCGTATCCTCGCCGCGACGAACCGCAGCCCCGACGAGCTCGTCGACGCGAACATCCTCCGCTCCGATCTCTTCTATCGCCTCGGCACGATCATCCGCATCCCGCCGCTGCGCGAGCGCCTCGACGAGATCCACCCGATCGCGACCGAGCTCGTCGAGCACTTCTCGCACGAGTTCGGACGCGGGCCCTGCACGTTGACGAAGGCGGCGCTCGACGTCCTGCTCACGCATACGTGGCCGGGCAACATCCGCGAGCTCAGGAACGTCATCGAACGCGCGGTGATGATGTGCGAAGGCGACGAGATCACCGCCGACCTCGTCGAGCCGGGCAGCGCCTCGCGCAACACGTCCCTCGCGTCGCTCCGGCTGGAGGACGCGCGCGGCCAGTCGGTCGATCGGATCGAGCGCGAGCACATCATCCGCGTCCTCAAGCTCGCCGGCGACTCGAAGTCGGCGGCGGCGAGCCTGCTCGGCGTCTCGCGCTCGACGCTCTACGAGAAGCTGAAACGCTACGGCATCACGAGCTGA
- a CDS encoding YndJ family transporter has translation MPALILMLASGVAVPLGLALTLTRRSNAAADPLERRTLARRSDDAADPLERRTLARRSDDAADGPLGRGVLARVALRGASGLRVVAPVGAVGGVLGWLAAPGSGLAIAGAAAYALVCVAAGVLGLARVLPDLRARAVPELAIDVGLLFLPAAAVWLLAARAGVPLAGFHEPVVTFTAAHFHFAGFAAPTILGHVGHLVEERPRALYRVATVAVCAGVPLTAIGIATNHTVEQIAAVTVALGMLAAAIVLVGFAARRAEAPLAKVLFVVSGTTLLLTMTLAACFALTSSAGRGSSLQGIVPLQTMIDYHGGANAIGFALSGLCALTLQRLRARATAVP, from the coding sequence ATGCCCGCGCTCATCCTGATGCTCGCATCCGGCGTCGCAGTCCCGCTCGGCCTCGCCCTCACGCTCACGCGTCGAAGCAACGCCGCCGCCGACCCGCTCGAGCGCAGGACGCTCGCGCGTCGGAGCGACGACGCCGCCGACCCGCTCGAGCGCAGGACGCTCGCGCGTCGGAGCGACGACGCCGCCGACGGCCCGCTCGGGCGCGGGGTGCTTGCACGCGTGGCGTTGCGTGGGGCGTCGGGGCTTCGTGTCGTTGCGCCGGTTGGGGCGGTGGGAGGTGTGCTTGGATGGCTGGCGGCGCCCGGCTCCGGCCTCGCGATCGCCGGGGCTGCCGCGTACGCGCTCGTCTGCGTGGCGGCGGGAGTGCTCGGGCTCGCGCGCGTGTTGCCCGACCTTCGTGCGCGCGCGGTGCCGGAGCTCGCGATCGATGTCGGGCTCCTCTTCCTCCCCGCGGCGGCGGTGTGGCTCCTCGCGGCGCGCGCGGGGGTGCCGCTCGCCGGGTTCCACGAGCCCGTCGTCACCTTCACCGCCGCCCACTTCCACTTCGCGGGCTTCGCGGCGCCGACGATCCTCGGGCACGTCGGACACCTCGTCGAGGAGAGACCGCGCGCGCTCTACCGCGTCGCGACCGTCGCCGTGTGCGCCGGCGTCCCCCTCACCGCGATCGGCATCGCGACGAACCATACCGTGGAGCAGATCGCCGCCGTCACCGTCGCGCTCGGGATGCTCGCCGCCGCGATCGTGCTCGTCGGCTTCGCCGCGCGCCGCGCGGAGGCGCCGCTCGCGAAGGTGCTCTTCGTCGTGTCGGGCACCACCCTCCTCCTCACGATGACGCTCGCGGCGTGCTTCGCGCTCACCTCCTCGGCGGGGCGCGGCTCGTCGCTGCAAGGGATCGTCCCGCTGCAGACGATGATCGACTACCACGGCGGCGCGAACGCGATCGGGTTCGCGCTGAGCGGCCTGTGCGCGCTCACTCTGCAGCGCCTCCGCGCGCGCGCGACCGCCGTGCCCTGA